In the Epinephelus moara isolate mb unplaced genomic scaffold, YSFRI_EMoa_1.0 scaffold2788, whole genome shotgun sequence genome, TTGGAGGGTGCAGGTGAATGGAAATTTACCAGGAGCAGgtgagggagagaggcagaCTGTGACATAGCCTGTACTTTAGTTAGTCACAATCATGCCGTCCCTTCCTCTCTTACTGACAACACGTTTAGGCTATGGAAAAATAAAGGCATCATCACAACACAAGCAGACCTTTATATCAACAACACTTTTTTCCACCTTTTATCAGTTAAAAGAAAAGTATTCACTCCGAAATTCACATTTCTTCCGTTATCTTCAGATCAGAGATTACATCTGCACAAGTATTCCACATTTTAAGTCACAATCCGGTGTCCACACATTATTTAAAGGAAACCTGGGAGAAAGACCATGGCATCTCAATTGGTGATGAATCCTGGGAAACTTACCTAAAAGACATTCACAAATGTTCCATAAATTCCAAACACCAACTTATTCAATTTAACCCTTAGATGCATAagtggggtcaaaaatgaccccaggggttgtttttcttcaatatctatggaattaaaagtttttatcatttcatattccaggtattcctcataaaacatgtttttgacatgaggccatttgcattaaaaaatatatatatatacattttaagaaattgttgtttttgtatcactACCCCACTCTTCCATAagtggggtcaaaaatgaccccaagCATTTCCTATGGAATATCAAGGGTTAGACCTAGGAATCTTTGATTCTTATCGACTGTGACTGTCAGGCATACATTTACTGTTGCACTTGCACATCTAATGCCAGCAGTCTCACCACCCAGGAGGATTTTTATACAGCAACAGACATGTTAGTATTGTATTCGTTTTATATCTTGGAATACATATGACGttataaaatatgaacttattttCCACATCCATGACTTTTGTGGATAAAGTATAGTATTATTGTCATCAAATCAGCCTACTttgtagttagctaacattagctaactaaGNNNNNNNNNNNNNNNNNNNNNNNNNNNNNNNNNNNNNNNNNNNNNNNNNNNNNNNNNNNNNNNNNNNNNNNNNNNNNNNNNNNNNNNNNNNNNNNNNNNNNNNNNNNNNNNNNNNNNNNNNNNNNNNNNNNNNNNNNNNNNNNNNNNNNTGAAAGAAATTGCTTAAGTTTATCACATAAAATGCATTGATTCTAattggggtcatttttgaccccactTATGGAAGAGTGTAGGTATTGGTAGGTCATGCATCTAAGGGTTAAAGTGCCTCACAAGCTACACTACTCCTGTGCTAAACTTCACTCCTTTTATCGCTCACTTTGCCCAAAATGTAAATCCGCAGAGGGCCCCTTGGGCCACGTCTTTTGGTCTTACCCTAAGCTGAgcaagttctttttttttttttttaagatatttttttggacattttttgccttttaatggataggacagttaagtgtgaaagggggagagggagggaggatgacatgcagcaaagggccacatgctggactcgaacccgggccgctgcggcaacagccttgtacatggggcgcctgctctaccactaagccaccgacgccccaagctGAGCAAGTTCtggtcagacattttaaagtgcttttCTGAAGTATTCAACTGTGATATTATACCAGACCTACGCACTGCCATCCTGGGTGGAACCCTGACATCCTTTAAGCAAATTAAGTGGCTGCTTAAGTCCCCGCGGCCACTAGGGGGCCCCCAGATGGATGCACGGTACTGAACTGACTGACTGTCACACCTCTgcgcagacctggcaaccctgttATTTACAATGAACTGCAGCCAGCTTGTTCTTAGGGGGGCATGTGAAgatatttatgtttgtttgatcaaaaaaatggacaacgATGACTACTGATGGTTAACATACATAACGTGACCTGTAGCAGGGCGGGGACCCtacaaaatttgaaaaattaCAAAGTTAGAGGAACTTTACTCCCtacaaaatttgaaaaattaCAAAGTTAGAGGAACTTTACTGTCAGTGATTTAATGCACCACCCTGCCAGCATGCTACATGacccaaatcaaacacacccaaGATGTTGCAGACTGACGGGTGCATATTGGATCTGTCTAACGTGCTAAATGCTCATGGTGGATCCTCCAGCTGTGACTTCTACATTCATTGGGGAACTTTACTTGGGGACTGCAATGTGCAGTCGTCACatctagatgccactaaatcccccaaaatctTACACGCTGGACTTTGAAGCAAAAATCTTTCACCAACCAAAACTTTATTCAAactgttttggggttttttggaaAATAAGAAGAGCccattttaaagggaaatttcggtttatttcaacccgtctcctattgttctaaatttgtttcaagtgactagtgacatagaaataatagttagcatgttagccgttagcctagatacagccgtagcgtcagacctgttaaaaNNNNNNNNNNNNNNNNNNNNNNNNNNNNNNNNNNNNNNNNNNNNNNNNNNNNNNNNNNNNNNNNNNNNNNNNNNNNNNNNNNNNNNNNNNNNNNNNNNNNNNNNNNNNNNNNNNNNNNNNNNNNNNNNNNNNNNNNNNNNNNNNNNNNNNNNNNNNNNNNNNNNNNNNNNNNNNNNNNNNNNNNNNNNNNNNNNNNNNNNNNNNNNNNNNNNNNNNNNNNNNNNNNNNNNNNNNNNNNNNNNNNNNNNNNNNNNNNNNNNNNNNNNNNNNNNNNNNNNNNNNNNNNNNNNNNNNNNNNNNNNNNNNNNNNNNNNNNNNNNNNNNNNNNNNNNNNNNNNNNNNNNNNNNNNNNNNNNNNNNNNNNNNNNNNNNNNNNNNNNNNNNNNNNNNNNNNNNNNNNNNNNNNNNNNNNNNNNNNNNNNNNNNNNNNNNNNNNNNNNNNNNNNNNNNNNNNNNNNNNNNNNNNNNNNNNNNNNNNNNNNNNNNNNNNNNNNNNNNNNNNNNNNNNNNNNNNNNNNNNNNNNNNNNNNNNNNNNNNNNNNNNNNNNNNNNNNNNNNNNNNNNNNNNNNNNNNNNNNNNNNNNNNNNNNNNNNNNNNNNNNNNNNNNNNNNNNNNNNNNNNNNNNNNNNNNNNNNNNNNNNNNNNNNNNNNNNNNNNNNNNNNNNNNNNNNNNNNNNNNNNNNNNNNNNNNNNNNNNNNNNNNNNNNNNNNNNNNNNNNNNNNNNNNNNNNNNNNNNNNNNNNNNNNNNNNNNNNNNNNNNNNNNNNNNNNNNNNNNNNNNNNNNNNNNNNNNNNNNNNNNNNNNNNNNNNNNNNNNNNNNNNNNNNNNNNNNNNNNNNNNNNNNNNNNNNNNNNNNNNNNNNNNNNNNNNNNNNNNNNNNNNNNNNNNNNNNNNNNNNNNNNNNNNNNNNNNNNNNNNNNNNNNNNNNNNNNNNNNNNNNNNNNNNNNNNNNNNNNNNNNNNNNNNNNNNNNNNNNNNNNNNNNNNNNNNNNNNNNNNNNNNNNNNNNNNNNNNNNNNNNNNNNNNNNNNNNNNNNNNNNNNNNNNNNNNNNNNNNNNNNNNNNNNNNNNNNNNNNNNNNNNNNNNNNNNNNNNNNNNNNNNNNNNNNNNNNNNNNNNNNNNNNNNNNNNNNNNNNNNNNNNNNNNNNNNNNNNNNNNNNNNNNNNNNNNNNNNNNNNNNNNNNNNNNNNNNNNNNNNNNNNNNNNNNNNNNNNNNNNNNNNNNNNNNNNNNNNNNNNNNNNNNNNNNNNNNNNNNNNNNNNNNNNNNNNNNNNNNNNNNNNNNNNNNNNNNNNNNNNNNNNNNNNNNNNNNNNNNNNNNNNNNNNNNNNNNNNNNNNNNNNNNNNNNNNNNNNAAACACAAGCTGGTGGAGCCCTCCAAGAAGCTGCAGGAGAACATCTGCTCTCGTCATGATGAGGTGATGAAGATTTTCTGTCGCACTGATCAGCAGTGTATCTGTTATCTCTGCTCGATGGATGAACATAAAGGCCACGACACAgtgtcagctgcagcagaaaggactgagaggcagagagagctggAGGTGAGTCGACAAAACATCCAACAGGGAATccaggacagagagaaagatgtgAAGCTGCTCCAACAGGAGGTGGAGGCTATCAGTCGCTCTGCTGATAAAGCAGTGGAGGACAGTGAGAAGATCTTCACTGAGCTGATCCGTCTCATGGAGGAAAGACACTCTGATGTGGAGCAGCAGGTCAGATGGCAGCAGGAAACTGAAGTGAGTCGAGTCAAAGAGCTTCAGGAGAAGCTGGAGCAGGAGATCACTGAGCTGAAGAGGAAAGATGCTGAGCTGGAGgagctctcacacacagaggatcACAACCAGTTTCTACACAACTATCCCTCACtgtcagcactcagtgaatccACACACTCATCCAGCATCAACATCCGTCCTCTGAGCTACTTTGAGGATGTGACAGCAGCTGTATCAGAAGTCAGAGATAAACTACAGGACGTTCTGAGGGAGACATGGACAAACGTCTCACTGACAGTGACTGACGTGGATGTTTTACTGCCAAACCCAGAGCCCAAGCCCAGAGCTGGGTTCTTAAAATATTCATGTGAAATCACACTGGATCCAAACACAGCACATATAGAGCTGTTATTATCTGAAGGGAACAGAGAAGTAATAGTAATGAAAAAGCAACAGTCTTATCCCAGTCACTCAGACAGATTCACTTCATGTTTTCAGGTCCTGAGTAGAGAGAGTCTGACTGGACGTtgttactgggaggtggagtggaGCGGGAGAGGAGTTGATGTAGCAGTCGCATACAAGAACATCAGCAGAGTGTGGGGCTTGGATGAATGTGGTTTTGGATGCAATGACAAATCTTGGTCGTTAGATTGTGACTCAAACAGTTATAAATTTTGGTACAACAGTGTTAAAACTCTCGTCTCAGGTCCTCAGTCCTCCAGAGTAGGAGTGTACCTGGATCACAGTGCAGGTATTCTGTCCTTCTACAGCGTCTCTGGAACCATGACTCTCCTCCACAGAGTCCAGACCACATTCACTCAGCCTCTCTATGCTGGAGTTTTATTACATGATTATGGAGACACTGCTGAGTTGTGCAAACTCAAATagacagaagtcatttaagggtTAAATCCTGTGTATTAATTCTTATTCAGTCTCCATGTTTGTTGCTGAGAGCTGATTGTTGTGGCGTCTCTTCACTGCACTGagatcagctgtcagtcaaacattATGGGCGGTACTTTGACGTCTTCTCCTGAGTTGTTGTGTAAATNNNNNNNNNNNNNNNNNNNNNNNNNNNNNNNNNNNNNNNNNNNNNNNNNNNNNNNNNNNNNNNNNNNNNNNNNNNNNNNNNNNNNNNNNNNNNNNNNNNNNNNNNNNNNNNNNNNNNNNNNNNNNNNNNNNNNNNNNNNNNNNNNNNNNNNNNNNNNNNNNNNNNNNNNNNNNNNNNNNNNNNNNNNNNNNNNNNNNNNNNNNNNNNNNNNNNNNNNNNNNNNNNNNNNNNNNNNNNNNNNNNNNNNNNNNNNNNNNNNNNNNNNNNNNNNNNNNNNNNNNNNNNNNNNNNNNNNNNNNNNNNNNNNNNNNNNNNNNNNNNNNNNNNNNNNNNNNNNNNNNNNNNNNNNNNNNNNNNNNNNNNNNNNNNNNNNNNNNNNNNNNNNNNNNNNNNNNNNNNNNNNNNNNNNNNNNNNNNNNNNNNNNNNNNGAATGCATCATCAGTGTTACAGGGTGTGACTCCTGTGACCAAACTGACACAGTGTgatattacatatatttaaatCTGTCTTTACTGATGTTGTTTGAAGCTGCCAAAGGCTCAGTGAAGTTTGGACATGTCTTCCTGCAGTGAACATCACAGCAGGTTAACAAGTGAAATGTGGAAACTGATGCACAACACAAGAGGGCGCCTTCATCCTGCTAACCAGGGATGTAGTGGAGGTTGAAGCACCTCAACTCACTGTGTCCACAGTTTTAGTTCAGAAGATGTTTTTACGCTGATAAAAACCTTTATAGTAAAAATGCATTGTGTCATACATCATGGTAAAAGCTGTCAAACTGATATTAGTTCATCAGTTAGAGGAACTTTACTGTCAGTGATTTAATGCACCACCCTGCCAGCACGCTACGAGACCgaaatcaaacacacccaaGATGTTGCAGACCGATGGGTGCAACTTTTAAACTCATGTAAAGTGCATGCACTCAGTCCAAAAATGTGATAGTTTACAGTGTCTGGGTTTGTGAGTGGATGTCGTGCATCAGGGTCTGTAATCCAGGCTTGAGCTGCTGAGTCACATGGTTCTACAGTACTGTGCAAAAGTTTTAGGCCGGTGTGAAAAATGCTGCGATTTACAAAATGTCAAGTGAACAAACCGaagaaacatttaaatcaaatcaatattTGGTGTGACCACCCTTTGTCTTCAAAGCAGCATCAATTCGTCTAGTACTTAGTTTTTGAAAGAACTCAGCAGGTAGGTTGTTCCAAACAACTTGGAGAACTAACCACAGATCTTCTGTGGATGCAGACTGCCTCAAATCCTTCTGTCTCTTCATGTTATCCCAGACAGTAGATGGGTGTACCTGGATCCCATCGGTTTCTGCTCGCTCTGAGCTGATGACACTGCTGGACATCGTCTGTGTCATAATGTGTCTTTCATCTGCTGCGCTAAGTTTCCTTGGCTGACCACTGCGTCTACAGTCCTCAACATTGTCCGTTTCTTTGTGCTTCATCAAAAGAGCTTGAACAGCATGTCTTGAAACCCCAGTCTGCTTTGACATCTTTGCCTGGGAGAGACATCGCTAATGCAGTGTAACGACCTGGTGTCTTGTTGCTGTACTCAGTCTTGTCATGGTGCACGACCTGTGACATGAAACTGACCTCCACAACCTCACCTTGGTAGCAGAGTTTGTCTGTTCCTCACCTAGTTTAAAGCCTCCTACacagctgtttctgtttcagttaATGACTGTGTTTCAGCCTACATATGAAATTGAAGATCATCAGCACTGTTTGGTATAGTTGGTTAATCAGACACCTGACTATGATCCTACAAAATCCCTGACTGTGTGCACATGTACCTACAAGAGCTGATGCTGTTTTGAAGGCAAAGGGTGGTCAcaccaaatatttatttgatttagattttttacCTCTGTCAGCTCACTTTGCCTTTTGTAAATCAATCGAAATAAACAATTAAACTTCATACATAATTATTTTTTCACACCTGCCTGAAACTGCCTTAAACTTTTGCACAGTACTGTACATTATTTATCAGTTTGTCCAGATGCTGTTGTTTGGCACTGCAgttaaattttgtattttcatttctcCATCTGATTGGACCAATGTAAGCAACTATTtagccaaacaaaacaaaagataaacaGATACCCACTGTACAAAGAACAGGTAACAGAGCGCATTCCTCACATGATGGCGCCCTCGTCCCAATGAGCAACACAGGGTGACGTACATTAACTGCTCCATGTTGTCTGATTTAGTGAGTTTTTATTCTACTGTTACTTGTGTAAGAACTGACAGGTTATTTCATTTATGTGACTTAATAATGCTTGTTGCACCCACCATGCTGTCCACGTAgacttctcattcattccctgTCATTTGTGATTGATCGTCTgagttttgtctcttttcaggTGAATTCTGTCCTCAgtcaactgtttttatttaattgaacAGAATCTGAGGGAGAGTCACAGAAATGTGGAGCCATCAACTAAACCTGAAGAAGAAAGACGTATTTTATAACTAGGAACTGATTTTTTCTTTCACGCAGGGAGCAGGTTTTAACCGAGGcttcattttaaatgtggaaaCTACAAAGTTCAGATTCAAAGTGCTGCTCCTCTTCCTGGAATGACTCAGAGTTTTATGagccctccctcctcctcctgctctcacacacagcgAGCTCCACTCTGTCCACACATTTCCTTGTTCCCTCCCCTTCAGATCTACAGATTGAAGATGGGT is a window encoding:
- the LOC126387205 gene encoding tripartite motif-containing protein 16-like, whose translation is MKIFCRTDQQCICYLCSMDEHKGHDTVSAAAERTERQRELEVSRQNIQQGIQDREKDVKLLQQEVEAISRSADKAVEDSEKIFTELIRLMEERHSDVEQQVRWQQETEVSRVKELQEKLEQEITELKRKDAELEELSHTEDHNQFLHNYPSLSALSESTHSSSINIRPLSYFEDVTAAVSEVRDKLQDVLRETWTNVSLTVTDVDVLLPNPEPKPRAGFLKYSCEITLDPNTAHIELLLSEGNREVIVMKKQQSYPSHSDRFTSCFQVLSRESLTGRCYWEVEWSGRGVDVAVAYKNISRVWGLDECGFGCNDKSWSLDCDSNSYKFWYNSVKTLVSGPQSSRVGVYLDHSAGILSFYSVSGTMTLLHRVQTTFTQPLYAGVLLHDYGDTAELCKLK